A stretch of Henckelia pumila isolate YLH828 chromosome 4, ASM3356847v2, whole genome shotgun sequence DNA encodes these proteins:
- the LOC140867491 gene encoding NADPH HC-toxin reductase 1-like isoform X2: MEEGKCKVCVTGGAGYIASALINKLLGEGYFVHATLRDLDDYTKVDILKSFDGADTRLKLFKADMYRAEEFEEAIRGCEFVFHVATPLLHSEGHKYENRIDATVDSERRIASLCVGSGTVRRLIYTASVTAASPLKDNEGVYKEYMDENCWTPAHFSIPYATDHIEDYTKAKTLAERELLSFDNGEMEVVTLACGLVGGETLMPRTPGSVKAILGILVDDGLAYGALKFLENLLAKVPLAHIEDITNALVFCMNEQNMNGRFLCANGYVSTADMALYCQKKYPEFSIKKEHLECLNRDTKWGSDLLEKRGFVYKYDWRVVLDESIVCAKKNADVWI; encoded by the exons ATCAATAAACTTTTGGGTGAAGGCTATTTTGTACACGCTACTCTCAGGGATCTGG ATGATTACACCAAGGTGGATATTCTAAAGAGTTTTGACGGGGCAGACACGAGACTCAAACTATTTAAAGCTGACATGTACAGAGCCGAGGAATTTGAGGAAGCAATCCGAGGTTGCGAGTTTGTTTTCCATGTCGCTACCCCTTTGCTCCACTCTGAAGGCCACAAG TACGAAAACAGGATCGATGCGACTGTGGATTCCGAGAGAAGAATTGCGAGTTTGTGCGTTGGATCAGGAACAGTGAGAAGGCTTATCTACACAGCTTCTGTGACGGCTGCTTCACCATTGAAGGATAATGAGGGTGTTTATAAGGAGTATATGGATGAAAATTGTTGGACCCCTGCTCATTTCTCTATCCCTTACGCAACTGATCATATTGAG GATTATACTAAAGCGAAGACATTGGCTGAGAgagagcttttgagctttgacAATGGAGAAATGGAGGTGGTGACACTAGCCTGCGGCCTTGTCGGCGGAGAGACTCTGATGCCTCGCACGCCCGGAAGTGTAAAGGCAATCTTGGGTATTCTCGTAGATGATGGGTTGGCATACGGTGCACTCAAATTTCTAGAAAATTTGCTTGCAAAAGTCCCATTAGCTCACATTGAGGATATAACAAATGCCCTTGTCTTCTGCATGAATGAACAAAATATGAATGGTAGATTCTTGTGCGCAAATGGATACGTTTCAACTGCAGATATGGCCCTATACTGTCAAAAGAAATACCCTGAATTTAGTATTAAAAAAGA GCACTTGGAATGTCTTAACAGAGACACCAAATGGGGATCTGATCTGCTTGAGAAGAGGGGTTTCGTGTATAAATATGATTGGCGTGTGGTTTTGGATGAAAGCATCGTATGCGCGAAGAAAAATGCAGATGTTTGGATTTGA
- the LOC140867491 gene encoding NADPH HC-toxin reductase 1-like isoform X1 yields the protein MEEGKCKVCVTGGAGYIASALINKLLGEGYFVHATLRDLDDYTKVDILKSFDGADTRLKLFKADMYRAEEFEEAIRGCEFVFHVATPLLHSEGHKNTKKQYENRIDATVDSERRIASLCVGSGTVRRLIYTASVTAASPLKDNEGVYKEYMDENCWTPAHFSIPYATDHIEDYTKAKTLAERELLSFDNGEMEVVTLACGLVGGETLMPRTPGSVKAILGILVDDGLAYGALKFLENLLAKVPLAHIEDITNALVFCMNEQNMNGRFLCANGYVSTADMALYCQKKYPEFSIKKEHLECLNRDTKWGSDLLEKRGFVYKYDWRVVLDESIVCAKKNADVWI from the exons ATCAATAAACTTTTGGGTGAAGGCTATTTTGTACACGCTACTCTCAGGGATCTGG ATGATTACACCAAGGTGGATATTCTAAAGAGTTTTGACGGGGCAGACACGAGACTCAAACTATTTAAAGCTGACATGTACAGAGCCGAGGAATTTGAGGAAGCAATCCGAGGTTGCGAGTTTGTTTTCCATGTCGCTACCCCTTTGCTCCACTCTGAAGGCCACAAG AATACGAAAAAACAGTACGAAAACAGGATCGATGCGACTGTGGATTCCGAGAGAAGAATTGCGAGTTTGTGCGTTGGATCAGGAACAGTGAGAAGGCTTATCTACACAGCTTCTGTGACGGCTGCTTCACCATTGAAGGATAATGAGGGTGTTTATAAGGAGTATATGGATGAAAATTGTTGGACCCCTGCTCATTTCTCTATCCCTTACGCAACTGATCATATTGAG GATTATACTAAAGCGAAGACATTGGCTGAGAgagagcttttgagctttgacAATGGAGAAATGGAGGTGGTGACACTAGCCTGCGGCCTTGTCGGCGGAGAGACTCTGATGCCTCGCACGCCCGGAAGTGTAAAGGCAATCTTGGGTATTCTCGTAGATGATGGGTTGGCATACGGTGCACTCAAATTTCTAGAAAATTTGCTTGCAAAAGTCCCATTAGCTCACATTGAGGATATAACAAATGCCCTTGTCTTCTGCATGAATGAACAAAATATGAATGGTAGATTCTTGTGCGCAAATGGATACGTTTCAACTGCAGATATGGCCCTATACTGTCAAAAGAAATACCCTGAATTTAGTATTAAAAAAGA GCACTTGGAATGTCTTAACAGAGACACCAAATGGGGATCTGATCTGCTTGAGAAGAGGGGTTTCGTGTATAAATATGATTGGCGTGTGGTTTTGGATGAAAGCATCGTATGCGCGAAGAAAAATGCAGATGTTTGGATTTGA
- the LOC140860512 gene encoding uncharacterized protein yields the protein MGPYQPDMLEYPALVNGGFDNWNRVNQGKTCAFLAHIGSVASSPHTMCERKAENLMRPSQHIDNVMHAQSREEKEKNCLHLRTSIVIVRWLALQGCAFRGNDESLSSSNRGNFLELVKAFAKMSTKIDKVVLENTPKNAQYIAPEIQKEILHIMANRVKKIRGQRYDGASNMHSEWNGLQALFLEDCPYAYYVHCFAHRLQALFLEDCPYAYYVHCFAHRLQLTLVSAAEDVSIIWEFFSHLDSVVNIGTSSTKRIAELHTAQRNEIEHLLATGERDSGSGANQIGNLQRAGATRWSSHYDSIKSLIGMYTATCKVFEVLSEHSPNGRAKAEVRGIYRNMASFEFVFILHLMHKIMRTTDALCQILQRKTQDILAAISFVSTTKTILQEFREFSDDICKLATKFYPEDFTDQDIIALEYELIHFKLDVMQNLKVSTLVELCQQLTESERSKVYVMLTRLIHLVLTLHVSAATTERAFSAMKHVKTSLRNKMEDDFLADCLTLYIERDLAKDIDVDSIIDEFYVSKARMAQLC from the exons ATGGGGCCTTATCAACCAGATATGTTGGAGTATCCGG CATTGGTTAATGGAGGATTTGACAATTGGAACAGGGTAAACCAAGGAAAAACATGTGCATTTCTTGCCCATATTGGTTCTGTAGCTTCTTCGCCCCATACTATGTGTGAGAGAAAAGCCGAAAATTTGATGAGACCCTCACAACATATTGATAATGTGATGCATGCTCAATCTAGAGAGGAAAAAGAGAAAAATTGTTTGCATTTGAGGACCTCAATTGTCATTGTTCGGTGGCTGGCACTTCAAGGTTGTGCCTTTAGAGGTAACGATGAATCTCTATCTTCGTCTAATCGTGGGAATTTTCTTGAATTGGTGAAGGCTTTTGCAAAAATGAGTACAAAAATTGATAAAGTTGTACTAGAGAATACTCCAAAAAATGCCCAATATATTGCTCCAGAGATTCAAAAAGAGATTTTACATATTATGGCCAATAGA GTTAAGAAAATCAGAGGCCAAAGATATGATGGTGCTAGCAATATGCATAGTGAATGGAATGGACTTCAAGCATTATTTCTCGAAGATTGTCCATATGCATATTATGTTCATTGTTTTGCTCATCGATTACAAGCATTATTTCTCGAAGATTGTCCATATGCATATTATGTTCATTGTTTTGCTCATCGATTACAACTAACATTGGTTTCTGCAGCTGAGGATGTCAGTATAATTTGGGAATTCTTTTCTCATCTCGATAGTGTTGTCAACATTGGTACTTCTTCTACTAAACGCATTGCTGAGTTACATACTGCACAAAGAAATGAAATCGAACATTTGTTGGCAACTGGAGAACGTGATTCTGGAAGTGGGGCAAATCAGATTGGTAATTTGCAACGAGCAGGAGCCACTCGTTGGAGTTCTCATTATGACTCAATAAAAAGCTTGATAGGTATGTACACTGCAACTTGTAAAGTTTTTGAAGTTCTTAGTGAACATTCTCCAAATGGAAGAGCTAAGGCTGAAGTTCGGGGGATTTACAGAAACATGGCAAGCTTTGaatttgttttcattttgcACCTAATGCACAAAATTATGAGAACAACAGATGCTCTTTGTCAAATTCTTCAAAGAAAAACTCAAGACATTTTGGCTGCTATTTCATTTGTCTCTACTACCAAGACTATCCTTCAAGAATTTCGAGAATTCAG TGATGATATATGCAAGCTTGCAACAAAGTTTTATCCTGAAGATTTCACAGATCAAGACATCATTGCTTTAGAGTATGAGTTGATACATTTTAAGCTTGATGTGATGCAGAATTTGAAGGTTTCCACACTTGTTGAGTTGTGTCAGCAATTGACTGAGAGCGAACGGTCAAAGGTTTACGTTATGTTGACTAGATTGATTCATCTTGTTTTGACGTTACATGTTTCTGCTGCCACTACTGAGCGAGCCTTTTCAGCAATGAAGCATGTAAAAACGTCACTTCGCAATAAAATGGAGGATGACTTTCTTGCCGACTGTTTGACACTCTATATTGAACGTGATCTAGCTAAGGATATAGATGTAGATTCTATTatagatgaattttatgtttcaAAAGCTCGCATGGCACAACTTTGTTga